A genomic segment from Drosophila willistoni isolate 14030-0811.24 chromosome 2L unlocalized genomic scaffold, UCI_dwil_1.1 Seg72.1, whole genome shotgun sequence encodes:
- the LOC6646025 gene encoding vitellogenin receptor has product MILESFRQLQYFILFTTLGSLAWAYNQSCSTRGGHRCFSGDCIDLSKLCDGRADCLDASDETTQLCDKIWCPGYSFRCNYGACISSTAVCDGHKDCMDGSDEQRWFCRAQMEQANCDNGEFYCYPGQCLPYDKLCDGKSDCVNGDDEVESLCSGVSTSTKASVIKETEAIIRQSNTMNVEEQMEYCLVPQLSQIIVKNKTNEAVLPVGFKVPNGTIIYFDCPADHSLMGINENICSAPKWLQQFPYCKAPISWINITIIALIAFTIVIIIAFVFILKKKDTKQQEDHIWLVESNNQERNLQKL; this is encoded by the exons ATGATTTTGGAATCGTTCCGTCAATTACAGTATTTTATTCTATTCACCACACTGGGATCCTTAGCCTGGGCCTACAATCAGAGTTGCAGCACCCGTGGAGGACATCGTTGCTTCAGTGGGGATTGCATTGACTTGTCTAAGCTTTGCGATGGACGTGCCGATTGCCTAGATGCCTCCGATGAGACAACACAATTGTGTGATAAAATCTGGTGTCCGGGGTATAGTTTTCGGTGTAATTATGGAGCTTGCATATCAAGTACAGCGGTTTGTGATGGCCACAAGGATTGCATGGATGGCTCCGATGAGCAACGTTGGTTCTGCCGAGCACAAATGGAACAAGCCAATTGTGACAATGGCGAGTTCTATTGCTATCCCGGTCAATGTTTGCCATATGACAAGTTGTGTGATGGCAAATCAGATTGTGTAAATGGCGATGATGAAGTGGAGTCACTTTGTTCGGGTGTCTCTACTAGCACAAAGGCATCTGTTATTAAAGAGACAGAGGCAATCATACGGCAATCCAATACTATGAATGTGGAAGAGCAAATGGAATACTGTCTGGTGCCACAGCTTTCACAAATCatagtgaaaaataaaactaatgaAGCGGTTTTACCTGTCGGCTTTAAAGTTCCAAATGGTACcatcatttattttgattgtCCTGCGGATCATAGTCTGATGGGTATTAATGAGAATATATGCTCAGCTCCCAAATGGTTGCAACAGTTtccctattgtaaag CTCCCATCTCATGGATAAACATTACAATTATTGCTTTAATTGCTTTTACAATCGTAATTATAATAGCATTCgtatttattttaaagaaaaaggATACAAAACAACAGGAAGACCATATATGGCTAGTGGAAAGTAACAATCAAGAaagaaatttgcaaaaattgtaa
- the LOC6646024 gene encoding SET domain-containing protein SmydA-8, with amino-acid sequence MAAVTDDFAKKCQVKHNDTLGRFVVAVDNIRAGETLLVEEPIVILPHLGERRCARCLNLTTNFCSKCQLLPLCEECKDHEERDCQRLADLQLSEEQVQQLQDSQRTEVQSMVKCLLLREHTETRSLYEEMYQMDAQLDARRGTEVWNNYQANVANPLESSGILGKLWQGSDLEKDVELVQRLLAIFDINAFEIRAPESGGSMRGIYRRASLFPHSCMPNLVSAIDDASNGRQLKMYASRFIAAGEILYNCYTNVLLGTQERREILKQGKCFNCNCPRCVDPTELGTHMSSFMCNNCSSTGGYIVLNPETNQWQCLLNPEHTLKREFVANMLERAKEEVFHARDNIYRMELLLAKLSRLLHGNHYVMLDLKQNIAAILRQILQNMAHRPNRKVYERKIRLCQEILLVLKVLAPGINRLKAIALYELANTQAELARKLYTEQELSSTDLLSQLQQTEIMMRESLRMLLFEPLATPEGQLSRSMMRELKELQNDIKILQDGDDVVVR; translated from the exons ATGGCTGCAGTGACGGATGATTTTGCCAAGAAATGTCAAGTGAAGCACAATGACACGCTGGGCAG ATTTGTGGTTGCTGTGGATAATATTCGTGCCGGCGAAACATTGCTGGTGGAGGAACCCATTGTCATTTTGCCTCATTTAGGTGAAAGACGTTGCGCACGTTGCTTGAATCTGACGACAAATTTTTGCAG CAAGTGCCAACTCCTGCCCCTTTGTGAAGAGTGTAAGGATCATGAGGAACGCGATTGTCAGCGTTTGGCTGATTTGCAGTTAAGCGAGGAGCAAGTGCAGCAATTACAGGACAGTCAACGAACGGAGGTGCAGTCAATGGTCAAGTGTCTGCTGCTACGGGAGCATACGGAGACACGTTCTCTCTACGAGGAAATGTATCAAATGGATGCCCAGTTGGATGCACGACGAGGAACCGAAGTGTGGAATAATTACCAGGCAAATGTAGCCAATCCTCTTGAGTCTAGTGGCATTCTAGGCAAACTTTGGCAAGGCTCCGATCTGGAGAAGGATGTGGAACTGGTGCAACGTTTGTTGGCCATTTTCGATATCAATGCCTTTGAGATACGTGCTCCCGAGTCTGGTGGTTCCATGAGGGGTATATATAGAAGGGCTAGCCTGTTTCCGCACAGCTGCATGCCCAATCTAGTATCAGCCATCGATGATGCCAGCAATGGACGACAACTGAAGATGTATGCTAGTCGCTTTATAGCAGCTGGAGAGATTCTCTATAATTGCTATACAAATGTCTTACTTGGCACTCAGGAAAGACGTGAAATTTTGAAGCAAGgcaaatgttttaattgcaattGTCCCCGGTGTGTGGATCCCACCGAATTGGGCACACATATGAGCAGCTTTATGTGCAATAATTGCTCCTCAACTGGTGGTTATATAGTCCTCAATCCAGAGACAAATCAATGGCAATGTCTACTTAATCCAGAGCACACTCTAAAGCGTGAATTTGTTGCCAATATGCTGGAAAGGGCCAAAGAGGAGGTTTTCCATGCACGCGACAATATCTATAGAATGGAACTGCTTTTGGCCAAGTTAAGCCGGCTGTTGCATGGCAACCATTATGTCATGTTGGATCTAAAGCAGAATATTGCAGCCATATTACGTCAAATATTGCAGAATATGGCACATCGACCCAATCGAAAGGTCTATGAACGCAAGATTCGTTTATGCCAGGAGATATTATTGGTCCTTAAAGTGTTGGCACCGGGAATCAATCGTCTAAAGGCCATAGCCCTCTACGAACTGGCCAATACCCAAGCTGAGTTGGCCAGGAAACTGTACACAGAGCAGGAGTTAAGCTCAACTGATTTGTTG TCTCAACTGCAGCAAACGGAGATTATGATGAGAGAATCCTTGCGAATGCTTCTATTCGAACCCTTGGCCACACCAGAGGGTCAACTATCGCGCAGCATGATGAGGGAGCTAAAAGAATTGCAAAATGACATTAAAATCTTACAGGATGGCGACGATGTTGTCGTTCGttga
- the LOC6646026 gene encoding probable enoyl-CoA hydratase, mitochondrial gives MANFAKICAQRAQQVLQVAARQPQIATRFGSTASTSNWEFIKTEVQGEKQNVAVITLNRPKALNALCNGLMKELSTALKQFGKDKNIAAIVLTGSEKAFAAGADIKEMAPNTYSQCIQGNFLNDWTEVARTQKPIIAAVNGYALGGGCELAMMCDILYAGDKAKFGQPEIALGTIPGAGGTQRLTRVVGKSKAMEMCLTGNMINAQEAEKLGLASKVVPADQLVAEAVKLAEKIGTHSNLIVQLCKEAVNTAYETTLQEGLKFERRTFHATFSTADRKEGMKAFVEKRPANFTNE, from the exons ATGGCAAACTTTGCTAAGATCTGTGCCCAGCGTGCTCAACAGGTGCTCCAAGTGGCTGCCAGACAGCCCCAAATTGCCACCCGTTTCGGTAGTACAGCCT CTACAAGTAACTGGGAATTCATCAAGACCGAAGTGCAAGGAGAGAAACAAAATGTGGCCGTTATCACTTTGAATCGGCCCAAGGCATTAAATGCCTTGTGCAATGGATTGATGAAGGAATTGTCCACCGCCTTGAAGCAATTCGGCAAGGATAAGAATATTGCTGCCATTGTTCTGACTGGCAGCGAAAAGGCATTCGCCGCTGGTGCTGATATCAAGGAGATGGCTCCCAATACCTATTCCCAGTGCATTCAGGGCAATTTCCTCAACGACTGGACTGAGGTGGCACGCACTCAGAAGCCCATTATTGCTGCCGTCAATGGATATGCTCTCGGTGGAGGCTGCGAATTGGCCATGATGTGCGATATCCTCTATGCCGGCGATAAGGCTAAATTTGGCCAGCCAGAGATTGCCTTGGGCACCATTCCCGGAGCTGGTGGCACTCAGCGTTTGACACGTGTCGTTGGCAAATCAAAGGCCATGGAAATGTGCCTCACTGGCAACATGATTAATGCCCAGGAGGCTGAGAAATTGGGCTTGGCCAGCAAAGTGGTGCCAGCTGATCAATTGGTCGCCGAGGCTGTTAAATTGGCCGAGAAAATTGGCACTCACTCCAATTTGATTGTGCAATTGTGCAAGGAGGCTGTGAATACCGCTTATGAGACAACTCTCCAAGAGGGTCTCAAATTCGAGCGTCGCACTTTCCATGCCACTTTCTCAACG GCCGATCGCAAGGAGGGCATGAAAGCCTTTGTGGAGAAGCGTCCAGCCAATTTCACCAATGAGTAA
- the LOC6646027 gene encoding uncharacterized protein LOC6646027, whose translation MLGSLQAERLNRQNTCTSYYDFLTRDRQCLESWDCDGKKFIDTPPKEKPIPPPTLSNLIKYYDIDDKAIEWYLGTKKEPSLKPCKPKKFCYKFRVPIRHMANRMMRRPEMPFYQSRRISPEFFCLLQKYQEKMAKKSLIYQLPRKMLTGKPSFAYYKYDPAAKSRHMRPGIDTAAPVEFPCKNVSCPRRTLTPEEIEKLNGDQFLCCARKAKRKSTEPFKIEPHYDPYCQHSKDMSSKDAVPDSKKKCENCAELYLEKNALLDDLEKEKAADKRYRLHEIYDPNCEFNNDTVKREGISEDKIPRRLHLLYDANPERKQISLKDSREKLHQIFVASRNDVPAKKPPRKVSPAPDMTDYCPIIKPKVKLGPCEKLICPKRPKCTRDPRSIEYENRPLSKVLKESDRNRKACSSRQRCRRNGSRSTSAATITEDDDAWAMRNWTKSLEKDHQQEQAENECYGYRVRPASNGFYNEVADCPKRVLVQRSKRPDLYEQNDVEMPPKRKPDRCGYGYKGFIHHSEKRKLNGRCHKVTRDQCKRKKPPPYCYFWSAVDPDIRHEERTRLAEIDCRNRHLCKTRRPHTYYWSKVTNNTRNEAKRRLAEKHAPIIERQKSRAPRLFWSKENRSLQPETSGKRKKRHGSITSQSSRRSSQLSSNDSQENLPLTQSKPTFKGNHAKQHSSYYYWSTNKQRDLHSKPQKTQSTKLKDDGSSSECACSEDEAVLHSSYLSTARNECHSSEPQMKRKGITSDRENDKEVQHMWSGLIQPKERQPMVSSSNPRVLKKPRILPNLQAVVKNFFWSSKKSKNHTQEDDLFVSDQPTRSQTCHKTENGPCVRRLESRPSDQDRLGQLTEEDEANLTQQETRNLGMERIQKKDSKAQQRTYKRESSSSKYVKLSGPRDPSVWSKQKEKRQKTETSFVQRRERAPKTEALLIRNRRNRSITPTSRDTETECCKKSCPRIKKRKSGCTTNTPPAIEEDEQIHREPYSYRKRRIQYRNYKGPEPKLNTRYGYQRNVSRSKSPCLVRTSCPVPRKRKSSPPGRRKRCSLARRCSNTSVASDGYRSPTYSAKDYPCLAAEQKESRAQREWEERRQKKRAKREDSRKKSNYSDSHGSNDWFLTSRAAETRTKKCRRSLVFTQHSEHFPSEPNDWHMVEPTKESLHQIRRKPKDFHLVEPSNVDIDEYMDSQRKCGRKPGMIYVQRAEETISDGDEDEESIDGCTCADHPKVPQIYDYPTVSCPNAQVKQQESEQKRKPTNRKQDHNHYDYRSSDCGQCKRCTSKPSRIRGGYQQDQRDQPHSFATSVTSYPKSNTSKRAHYHKQVNVTQNTNWAHGFCF comes from the coding sequence ATGTTGGGATCCCTACAGGCCGAACGGTTAAATAGACAAAATACCTGTACATCTTACTATGATTTCCTCACTCGTGACCGCCAGTGCTTGGAGTCTTGGGATTGTGATGGCAAAAAATTCATTGATACACCACCCAAAGAGAAACCCATTCCGCCGCCAACTCTAAGCAATTTGATCAAATATTATGATATCGATGACAAGGCTATCGAATGGTATTTGGGTACGAAAAAGGAACCCTCACTTAAACCATGTAAACCAAAGaaattttgttataaatttcgTGTACCCATCCGACATATGGCCAACAGGATGATGAGAAGACCAGAGATGCCATTTTATCAGAGTCGACGCATATCCCCAGAGTTTTTTTGTCTCTTGCAAAAATATCAGGAGAAGATGGCCAAAAAAAGTCTCATTTATCAATTGCCACGTAAAATGCTTACGGGAAAGCCAAGTTTCGCCTATTATAAATATGATCCGGCAGCCAAAAGTCGTCACATGCGTCCGGGTATAGATACAGCTGCTCCGGTTGAGTTTCCCTGCAAAAATGTGTCGTGTCCACGTCGTACTCTAACTCCCGAAGAGATTGAGAAACTCAACGGTGATCAATTTCTTTGTTGCGCTCGTAAAGCAAAGCGCAAATCCACAGAACCATTTAAAATAGAACCGCACTACGATCCATATTGTCAGCACTCAAAGGATATGAGCAGCAAGGATGCCGTACCTGATTCCAAGAAGAAATGTGAAAATTGTGCTGAGCTTTATTTAGAGAAAAACGCTCTACTTGACGATTTGGAAAAAGAAAAGGCAGCTGATAAGAGATACAGACTTCATGAAATTTATGATCCCAATTGTGAATTTAATAATGATACGGTCAAGAGGGAGGGTATATCGGAGGATAAGATCCCAAGAAGGTTACACTTGCTATATGATGCAAATCCCGAAAGAAAACAGATAAGCCTCAAGGACTCACGTGAAAAACTTCATCAGATATTTGTTGCCAGTCGTAATGATGTGCCCGCAAAGAAACCTCCGAGAAAAGTGTCACCTGCTCCAGATATGACAGACTATTGTCCCATAATCAAGCCCAAAGTCAAGCTGGGACCCTGTGAGAAGCTAATATGTCCCAAGCGTCCAAAGTGCACAAGAGATCCGCGTTCTATAGAGTACGAGAATCGTCCTCTTAGTAAGGTCTTAAAGGAAAGTGATCGGAATAGAAAAGCATGTTCCTCTCGTCAACGTTGTCGGAGAAATGGAAGTCGCAGCACTAGCGCGGCGACCATTACTGAGGATGATGATGCCTGGGCTATGCGTAATTGGACCAAATCCCTGGAAAAAGATCACCAGCAAGAGCAAGCCGAGAATGAGTGTTATGGCTACAGAGTTCGACCAGCTTCAAATGGTTTCTACAATGAAGTGGCTGATTGTCCCAAACGTGTTTTGGTTCAACGCTCCAAACGACCCGATCTGTATGAACAGAATGATGTGGAAATGCCCCCGAAACGTAAACCCGATAGATGTGGCTACGGTTACAAAGGATTTATACATCATTCTGAGAAACGGAAATTGAATGGACGTTGTCACAAGGTGACCAGAGATCAATGCAAGCGAAAGAAACCACCGCcttattgttatttttggtCTGCTGTGGATCCTGATATACGTCATGAGGAGAGAACTCGTCTGGCCGAGATTGATTGTCGTAATCGTCACCTATGCAAGACCAGGCGTCCTCATACATATTATTGGTCAAAAGTCACAAATAACACACGAAACGAGGCTAAGAGACGTTTGGCAGAGAAACATGCTCCCATTATAGAGAGACAGAAAAGTCGAGCTCCGCGTCTCTTTTGGTCAAAAGAAAATCGTTCACTTCAACCAGAAACAAGTGGGAAGAGGAAAAAGCGTCATGGAAGTATCACGAGTCAGAGTAGCCGAAGATCTAGCCAACTTTCATCAAATGATTCACAAGAAAATCTGCCATTAACTCAATCAAAGCCAACCTTTAAGGGTAATCATGCCAAACAGCATAGTTCCTATTACTATTGGTCCACAAATAAACAAAGGGATTTGCATTCCAAGCCACAGAAGACCCAGTCAACTAAACTGAAGGATGATGGTAGTTCTTCAGAATGCGCCTGTTCCGAGGATGAAGCGGTTCTACATAGCTCTTACCTTTCCACAGCTCGAAACGAATGTCATTCTTCAGAGCCCCAAATGAAGCGCAAAGGGATCACTTCCGATAGAGAAAACGATAAGGAAGTTCAGCACATGTGGTCGGGACTCATACAACCGAAGGAAAGGCAACCAATGGTTAGTTCCAGTAATCCAAGGGTTCTAAAGAAACCTCGCATCTTACCCAATCTGCAGGCTGTGGTCAAGAATTTCTTTTGGTCAAgcaaaaagtcaaaaaatcATACTCAGGAGGATGATCTTTTCGTTAGTGATCAGCCAACAAGGTCTCAAACTTGTCACAAGACCGAAAATGGACCTTGTGTTCGGCGACTGGAGAGCCGTCCCAGTGACCAGGACAGATTGGGTCAATTGACAGAAGAAGATGAAGCAAATTTAACGCAACAGGAGACCAGAAATTTGGGAATGGAAAGGATTCAAAAGAAAGATTCTAAAGCACAACAAAGGACATACAAAAGAGAATCCTCCAGCAGTAAATATGTCAAGCTGAGTGGTCCCCGGGATCCTAGTGTTTGGTCAaaacagaaagagaaaagacaaaaaactgAAACCTCATTTGTGCAAAGAAGGGAAAGAGCACCCAAGACGGAGGCGTTACTAATTAGAAATCGCAGAAATCGCTCAATCACACCCACTTCTAGGGATACGGAAACGGAATGTTGTAAAAAGTCATGTCCGAGAATtaagaaaaggaaaagtgGATGCACTACCAATACTCCCCCTGCGATTGAGGAGGATGAACAAATTCATCGTGAGCCCTACTCCTATCGCAAGAGACGCATTCAATATAGAAACTACAAGGGACCCGAACCCAAACTAAACACACGCTATGGATATCAGCGTAATGTTTCACGCTCAAAGTCTCCGTGCTTGGTACGCACTTCCTGTCCAGTTCCAAGAAAGCGAAAATCATCCCCTCCAGGACGTAGGAAACGATGTTCCCTAGCCAGACGTTGTAGCAACACTTCTGTGGCCAGTGATGGTTATCGTTCACCCACTTATTCAGCCAAAGACTATCCTTGTCTGGCTGCCGAACAAAAAGAATCTCGTGCCCAGCGAGAATGGGAAGAACGTAGGCAAAAGAAACGCGCTAAACGAGAGGACTCCAGGAAGAAGAGTAATTATAGTGATTCCCATGGGAGCAACGATTGGTTTCTCACCTCTCGAGCAGCTGAAACACGTACAAAAAAATGTCGCCGTAGTCTAGTATTTACACAGCATTCCGAGCATTTTCCCTCAGAGCCAAATGATTGGCATATGGTTGAACCGACAAAGGAAAGCTTGCACCAAATTCGTCGAAAACCTAAAGATTTCCATTTGGTTGAACCATCCAATGTGGACATTGATGAGTATATGGACAGCCAGCGCAAGTGTGGTAGAAAACCAGGAATGATCTATGTTCAGAGAGCAGAGGAAACTATCAGCGATGGCGATGAGGATGAGGAATCGATTGATGGTTGCACTTGTGCCGATCATCCAAAGGTTCCTCAAATCTATGACTATCCCACTGTTAGCTGTCCCAATGCCCAGGTGAAACAACAAGAGAGCGAACAAAAAAGGAAGCCAACAAATCGAAAACAGGATCATAATCATTATGATTACAGAAGCTCGGATTGTGGTCAGTGCAAACGTTGTACAAGTAAACCAAGTCGCATTCGCGGTGGCTATCAACAAGATCAAAGGGATCAGCCTCATAGCTTTGCCACTAGTGTGACATCTTATCCCAAGAGCAATACTAGCAAGCGGGCACATTACCATAAACAGGTTAATGTCacacaaaatacaaattgGGCCcatggcttttgtttttga